The genomic stretch tatttgatcATTTATTTCCACACCAAGTTCTTCAAGTGTCTGTACAAATTTCTCATGCTCTCTCCCAATCCATGACCTCATTGTGTCAAATACTTGGTATGGAGTAACATGAGCATGAACTTTAATTCCTGTCTGTGCAAGTTCTTTCAGCACTTCAGGGTAAGTAACCCAAGTATTGCTTCCTCCCGAGTGACCACCATCCAACCAGTAaattgcttttatgttttttacgAAGGCATCTGTATTCTTGTCTTTTTTAGCTTCCTTCAGCTCATAAAGCAGCTGGTTCAAAACCACACAACCTTTACTGAAGCCAATCAAAGTAAATGACACCGCACCTACAGCAGACGGCATAACGAAGTCCATAGCAGAATTATTAGAGCATTCATAATCTCTCTCTTCTGTGGATGAGCAGCCATTTGCTGTAGGTACAGACTGCGGCTGTGATTTACAAGCAGATATTTTTGCATCCTTGTTGAAACCATGCACGGTTTTCTGGGACAGCAGAATATTCTGAGAGAATCTGAATGCATTAACTAGCAATGCATGGAGATGCTTGAAAGCTCCGAAGTCGGTGCTGTGCTCTGGTGCTCCAAACATGTTGCTAGCCACGAAGTTGTCATAACAACTGAATTTGTGC from Oxyura jamaicensis isolate SHBP4307 breed ruddy duck chromosome 7, BPBGC_Ojam_1.0, whole genome shotgun sequence encodes the following:
- the C7H2orf69 gene encoding UPF0565 protein C2orf69 homolog, giving the protein MSGRCRAVAASLLRGLLGPVALSLGRSMSLCGAPAAGGAGTDGSSSSSFSARLSPPWLRLPEVPGAEPQRANELLLLVPPAPRGPAPPQHHVVYFPGDVQNYYDIMSCHPENFQWEQWSFENVATILARRFPNSFIWVVKCSRMHLHKFSCYDNFVASNMFGAPEHSTDFGAFKHLHALLVNAFRFSQNILLSQKTVHGFNKDAKISACKSQPQSVPTANGCSSTEERDYECSNNSAMDFVMPSAVGAVSFTLIGFSKGCVVLNQLLYELKEAKKDKNTDAFVKNIKAIYWLDGGHSGGSNTWVTYPEVLKELAQTGIKVHAHVTPYQVFDTMRSWIGREHEKFVQTLEELGVEINDQIHFADEVPSLDNHFRVHEVF